CTGGTTCTCCGGACCTTTGAGCAGGCGTGGAGTCAGCAAAAAGACGTGACTGGACTGATCGTTCACAGCGATCAGGGATTCCAATACACGTCTCATGCATACCACGACATGCTGCCAAAGGTTGGGGCCCGAATCAGCATGTCTCGCCGAGGCAATTGTTATGACAACGCCTCTATGGAGAGCTTCTTCTCGCATCTCAAAACGGAAGGACTCTATCCTTATGATATCCGAAATATGGATGAGGCACAAAGGAAAATTGAAGATTACATTCGATTTTATAACCAACATCGGCCACAACGAAGGTTAAATAAGCTGCCTCCGGTAGAGTACCGGAAACAGCTTATTGCCTAGGGTCTTTTTTCAGTGTCTATAAAATGGGGGCTTGACCACTTTCTGGTTAGTCTTTTTTCATTGATGAACCACAATCCTAGGTTTTCCCTTACACTCTATGATCTCCACAACTACTTAGCATCTGTCCGAACAACAAACGTGATTTCCTTGGTCTGGTCTACCCACTCACCTGTCAGTCGAAATCCCCTTATAGTTGCCCCTGCTTCATAATCCTTACTATCTGAACTAAGAAAAGACGCCATATTCGAATCGAGCTTAAAAGTAGCTGTCTTATCCTCAAATTCAACAGTTACCGGCGTTGCTGTTTCTTTTTTATACTTAAAAGTGCCATCATCTCTCAAAATATAATCTGTCAAATTGTAGCTGTCTGGAGCTGTATCGCTAAATTCGATTTGTATGATTTTTCCAATCTTCACATAGGGAATTGAAACATCCGGGTCAGCCGTAAGGCTTTGGAAAGATGCACTAACTTCTTCTAAATCAGTGTTCTTTTCAAGTGGCATCACGATAGATTGAATTACTCTCCCTTTAGATGTAACCGTTACTTCCTTAATTACAGTATCGCTGGCCTGTTCTCGATCGCAAGCTGGGAAAATAAACAGAAGCATAAGACTAAGGGTTAATAAGTATACTTTTCTCATGGAAAGCCCCCTTCTATCCCAATATCAAATGTACCATTCATTCACATTGTTATCGAGGTGTGTATGTAAGATATCTGTTATATGGATCAATGCTTATCCCAGGAGTCCAGTTTATGAGAAAGCATATGAATTAACTCTAGCTCATGTAATACCATACTACGGGTATAAAAATATAGCTCTTCAGAGTAAACCAAATCTTCACCGTTCCCAAGCACTAGGGATAGCTGTTGTAAATGTTCCAGCTTCTCTTTCATGTAAGTCTCTCTGTAATCAAGTAATCTTCGGCGGGCCTCCTGATCCAGTAGCTCATAATAAGCAAGACGAATAGACCATTCATTATCAATACGGATAGTCTCCAGCGTAAATTCGTTCAAGCAGATATGAAACCGCTCCTCACCCTCGGCTGTGATCGAATATACATACCGTTTAGGCCGGTTTTCCTGCATTTCCGTTTTTTTAATTACCCAACCTCGCTTTTCAAACAATTTCAGCTTCGGATACAGCGAATTATTATTAACGATTTTATCGTTACCCATTACGAAAATAATATTTTTTTTAATCTCATAACCATGCTTTGACCCTTTCATTAATTGAGCCAGAATCAAGACTTCAATATCCATGTTCATCCTCCGAACTACCGGACTTCATTTCCGGTCATTTTCTTATCTTACCTCAAGGACTACATTTGTGCCAAATACTTCGTGATTTTATGCACATACTTTTATCACCCCATTCGATAATATAGGTTAAAATAACCTAATTATTTTTAACCTAAGTGTAGAGAGGAAGTTATTTCATGGAATTCGCACACTTGTTCAGCAAAGGTACGATCGGAAATATGGAGCTCAAGAACCGGGTCATTTTACCTGCCATGGGAACAAAAATGAACGCTCCGGGTGGTTATGTCAGCGAGCGCTTGATTGATTACCATGTTGCACGCGCAAAAGGCGGTAACGGCTTAAATACAGTTGAAGTAACAACCATTCACCCAACGGCTGCTTCTGATGATGCTCCAGCCATTTATGATGATAAATTCATTCCTGGCATGACCCTATTAGCTCAAGCTATTCGTGATGCAGGCGGCAAAAGCTGTCTTCAGTTATGGCATGGAGGGAAAGTAACTCCTAACCTGATTCAAGTCTCCTCCTCTCCTGTTCCTTTCGAGGGTGTCAGTCATATTCCCCGAGAGCTGGAGCTTCACGAAGTTAGCGAGATGGTTCAAGCTTACGCAGAGGCTGCTTCACGTGCGAAAAAAGCTGGTTTTGACAGTGTGGAATTCCATGCCGGTCATGGTTATTTGCCGCAACAATTTCTAAGCCCAGCTATGAATTTCCGTCAGGATGAGTACGGGGGTTCTTGGGAGAATCGCTGTCGCTTTCCGCTCGCGTGTATCCGTGCCATTCGAGAAGCGGTTGGACCCGGGTTCCCTATCTTGATGAGAATCTCAGCGATCGAGGATCTACCGGGCGGACTAACACTGGAAGATATGAAGCTCTTCTCGAAGCTGGCTGAGGAAGCTGGTATTGATGCGATTAATGTATCGCGTGGCGTTCCAGCAGGCACAGCTATTAAATATGAAGTACCTCCAATTGATCTACCCGTAGGCTTCAATGTAGATAATGCCGCACAAATTAAATCCGTGGTTAGCATCCCAGTTATCGCCGTAGGACGTATTAATGATCCAGCGATTGCGGATCGGATTATTGCCGAAGGACTGGCTGATTTCGTAGCCATAGGCCGCGCTCAATTGGCAGATCCTGAATTCTGTAATAAAGCATTAGCTGGACGTGCGGACACGATTGTTAAATGTGTGGGCTGTGATCAAGGCTGCTTCGATGGATTCGTGAATCCGAAAGTGCCTTTCATCAGCTGTGTATTTAATCCTGCAACCGGACGGGAAAGTGAATATGAATTGCAACGGGCGGGCACGCCTAAGAAAGTGCTTATTGCTGGTGGTGGACCAGCCGGATTAGAAGCAGCAGTCACCTTGAAACGGCGTGGGCATTCTCCGATATTATGCGAAAAGAATGACATTCTTGGCGGACAGCTTTATATCGCCGGAGCCGCACCGCGTAAAGAAGAAATGGCCGCCGCCGCTCTAAATATGGGAGAAGCCGCTAAACGTGAAGGTGTGGAAATTCGAATGAATACAGAGGTTACTCCAGCACTTATCCAAGAAATTAGTCCGGATGAAGTCATTCTTGCAATCGGCTCCGCCCCTGTTATTCCTCCAGTAGAAGGCGTTCTGAGTGGTCATGTTGTGAATTCACATGATGTATTATGGGGAACAGCCCATCCTGAAGGTCGAGTCGTTATTATTGGAGGGGGATTAGTCGGTCTTGAGGTCGCTGAGCTGCTGGTTGAACGTGGAAATCAAATCACTGTTGTTGAAATGCAAGCCGATGTAGCAAATGATCTGGGAATCCTTCGTAAAATCTGTGTAATGGAAAGTCTCTATGGCCATGGCGTTACATTAATGACTAACAGTAAGTGTATGGCGATCCACAAGGATAGTGTACTGGTTGAAAAAGATGGGGAGCTTCATAGCTTGCCAGCCGATTATGTAGTAATTGCAGTAGGTTCACGTGCCCTCAACAAGCAAACCCTTCAGGACTTCTTGGAGGAAAGTGCCATTCCTTATCATGTAATTGGTGACGCTGTGCAAGCTCGCAGAGCGCTTAATGCGATTTGGGAGGGTGCAGAATTAGCTAGACGAATCTAGTTCATATGATCAAATAAATGTATGTAAAATAAACCCGGCAGGCCGCGCCCGCCGGGTTACATTATTAATTGTTCATTCTGTGATGTGACGGTCCCCTATAGCCTATGTATTCGTCTTCGCTTGATCAATAAAGCTTATTAACTCGTCCTCATTCATGAACATGATATTCATCCCTGAACGATATTTGAATTTACTCAAGTTTATTCCATAGAACAATTGTCCTCATGTCAATGGAGAGTACACACTTATATTGAGTATCGGTAGGTCAATAAATGTAGCATATTTTTCAGCAGCTTTAAACACCGCTTCTTTAGCATTCCAAAGCTCTCCAAAAGGATGGATGACAATCTCAACCCCTTTTTTCTTAATTGTTCGTTTCCATGTACCTACAACTTGGCCACCTACAACAATCATCGGCAGGAAAACACCGTTATTTCCAGGGACAATCAAAGGAGCCGTCTCTGGCTCAAGTACAGCGCTCCGGTCCTTATATCCAAGGATGTACTCATCAAAACCCGGTAGTAAATAGACTCCAGAATCTTCATCCGCAGGAGCTGGTCGATGGGAAGTCATCCAATACTCGCCGCCGTTTATATCCTCCGATTGAAGTTCATTATTCACAGATTCTAACCCACGTCTAGCATCTGTAAGAGTTATACCTGCCCACCAAGCGAAGTCTTGAACGGTCGCCAATCCACGGGCAGTAAAATACCGTAAGGCGAGTTCTTGCAATGCTCCTTCGTAAGATAGCTCTCGGCAATCCGGCACCCACTCCTCTAATAACACAATCGTTTGCTGTTTACCATTCATCGGTCCAAAACAAATTAACCCTTGATAGGCGCAATTCCAGAGCATATGATAACCGCGTTGATTCCCAGTGTGGATACCTTCCTCTTCTATTAGCTGAAGTAGGACCGAACGATCCATTTGCTTCCCGCCCTTTAAAGCATCGACAATAATTTCCCTACAGATCTCAAGTGTTTGATCATCAAGTCCGAGCTCCACCATTCGCCGCTTTGTCTGTGATGCTAAACGCGGTGCAGATAGCTGAAGCATCCACTTCACATCTTCTGCTGGGACGAAATGAAGCGTACCCCGCAGCGTCCAAGTAAGAATAATCTTCCGCTCAACAATTGCACGCTCAACATCTGCTAATTTCGAAGCTGGAGAACGTAATCCGATAGCCCAAACCGCCTGCATATAATCTTGCGCTTGCATAGCCCCCATTTTTTTCACAACCTGCTCTGGTGTGTGATGTAAAGACCCTGAAATTATTTGATTATACAACCTGCTATTGGCAATACGGTTATTAGTCACATCGTTCCTCCTGTTCATAAATGAAACCTTAATTATATACTTCCAGTTAT
This Paenibacillus sp. FSL R5-0345 DNA region includes the following protein-coding sequences:
- a CDS encoding winged helix DNA-binding domain-containing protein, translated to MTNNRIANSRLYNQIISGSLHHTPEQVVKKMGAMQAQDYMQAVWAIGLRSPASKLADVERAIVERKIILTWTLRGTLHFVPAEDVKWMLQLSAPRLASQTKRRMVELGLDDQTLEICREIIVDALKGGKQMDRSVLLQLIEEEGIHTGNQRGYHMLWNCAYQGLICFGPMNGKQQTIVLLEEWVPDCRELSYEGALQELALRYFTARGLATVQDFAWWAGITLTDARRGLESVNNELQSEDINGGEYWMTSHRPAPADEDSGVYLLPGFDEYILGYKDRSAVLEPETAPLIVPGNNGVFLPMIVVGGQVVGTWKRTIKKKGVEIVIHPFGELWNAKEAVFKAAEKYATFIDLPILNISVYSPLT
- the baiCD gene encoding bile acid Fe-S flavoenzyme BaiCD → MEFAHLFSKGTIGNMELKNRVILPAMGTKMNAPGGYVSERLIDYHVARAKGGNGLNTVEVTTIHPTAASDDAPAIYDDKFIPGMTLLAQAIRDAGGKSCLQLWHGGKVTPNLIQVSSSPVPFEGVSHIPRELELHEVSEMVQAYAEAASRAKKAGFDSVEFHAGHGYLPQQFLSPAMNFRQDEYGGSWENRCRFPLACIRAIREAVGPGFPILMRISAIEDLPGGLTLEDMKLFSKLAEEAGIDAINVSRGVPAGTAIKYEVPPIDLPVGFNVDNAAQIKSVVSIPVIAVGRINDPAIADRIIAEGLADFVAIGRAQLADPEFCNKALAGRADTIVKCVGCDQGCFDGFVNPKVPFISCVFNPATGRESEYELQRAGTPKKVLIAGGGPAGLEAAVTLKRRGHSPILCEKNDILGGQLYIAGAAPRKEEMAAAALNMGEAAKREGVEIRMNTEVTPALIQEISPDEVILAIGSAPVIPPVEGVLSGHVVNSHDVLWGTAHPEGRVVIIGGGLVGLEVAELLVERGNQITVVEMQADVANDLGILRKICVMESLYGHGVTLMTNSKCMAIHKDSVLVEKDGELHSLPADYVVIAVGSRALNKQTLQDFLEESAIPYHVIGDAVQARRALNAIWEGAELARRI
- a CDS encoding PadR family transcriptional regulator codes for the protein MDIEVLILAQLMKGSKHGYEIKKNIIFVMGNDKIVNNNSLYPKLKLFEKRGWVIKKTEMQENRPKRYVYSITAEGEERFHICLNEFTLETIRIDNEWSIRLAYYELLDQEARRRLLDYRETYMKEKLEHLQQLSLVLGNGEDLVYSEELYFYTRSMVLHELELIHMLSHKLDSWDKH